In Desulfotignum phosphitoxidans DSM 13687, a single window of DNA contains:
- a CDS encoding branched-chain amino acid ABC transporter permease yields MEPTTNDLNMNLFDRVLDRLCLTPIGLAGLILLLILPFIPPFNQEYMLRWLIYCGFVAAMSVGFDLTAGYINIVNFGYMAVAGTGGYTSALLVINAGLSPWIAMLAGGVSSAILGLIIGMISLRLRGIFAACLSWFFGLAVMGLAIKMVWLTRGPLGLRTPRLFETESNFPFYFLIIILVYLTYLVCKWVVRSKMGLAFQAIAQNMDAARTSGIDPVFYRVFNFTMSCAIAGVLGGFYAHFYGILTPDMMHTSKTVEILAVAYIGGRGSLWGGAVVAFPFIFLMEIVRSTLSHLPGLNLVIYALVLILVMIYYPGGFSYFYDTHIRQPKNRALRYFLNGREAKV; encoded by the coding sequence ATGGAACCGACAACAAATGATCTGAACATGAATCTCTTTGACAGGGTGCTTGACAGGCTGTGTCTGACCCCCATCGGACTGGCGGGCCTGATACTGCTGCTGATACTCCCGTTTATCCCGCCGTTCAACCAGGAATACATGCTGAGATGGCTGATCTACTGCGGGTTTGTGGCGGCCATGAGCGTGGGGTTTGATTTGACGGCCGGATATATCAATATCGTCAATTTCGGGTACATGGCAGTGGCCGGCACCGGGGGATACACCTCTGCCCTGCTGGTGATCAATGCCGGGTTATCCCCCTGGATCGCCATGCTGGCCGGCGGGGTGTCATCCGCCATCCTGGGGTTGATCATCGGCATGATTTCGTTGCGGCTGCGGGGCATTTTTGCGGCATGCCTGTCCTGGTTTTTCGGCCTGGCCGTCATGGGGCTGGCCATCAAGATGGTCTGGCTCACCCGAGGGCCGTTGGGGCTCAGAACCCCGCGCCTGTTCGAGACAGAATCCAACTTCCCGTTTTATTTTTTGATCATCATTCTGGTGTACCTCACATACCTGGTATGTAAATGGGTGGTGCGGTCAAAAATGGGACTGGCATTCCAGGCCATTGCCCAGAACATGGATGCCGCCCGGACATCCGGCATAGACCCTGTGTTCTACCGGGTATTCAATTTCACCATGTCCTGTGCCATCGCAGGCGTTCTGGGTGGATTCTACGCCCACTTTTACGGCATTCTGACCCCGGATATGATGCATACCTCCAAGACCGTGGAGATTCTGGCAGTGGCGTATATCGGGGGCCGGGGCAGCCTGTGGGGGGGCGCTGTGGTGGCCTTTCCATTTATTTTTCTCATGGAAATCGTGAGATCCACCCTGTCCCATCTGCCCGGCTTGAATCTGGTCATTTATGCCCTGGTCCTTATTCTGGTGATGATCTATTACCCGGGCGGGTTTTCCTATTTTTACGACACCCATATCCGGCAGCCCAAAAACCGGGCGCTGCGGTATTTTTTAAATGGTAGAGAAGCAAAAGTATAG
- a CDS encoding sigma-54 interaction domain-containing protein, with protein MERINFEDIDIYSVLSSMHEGVVIADITGKVIFFNQTQGQIDDISPADATGKNLLDIYQLTPETSPIMRCLTTGDPIINEPMVYRTRLGRVSNILSNAFPLYKSGQLIGAITFSKEYQLLEKVILSRTVSDRPVAKISSNGTRFSFKDIIASDPQMRSAIRMAKMSAGSPSPIMISGETGTGKELFAQSIHNYSPRKKKPFIPVNCTAIPENLLEGILFGTSKGSFTGAIDKPGLFEQANGGTIFLDELDAMPLTLQVKLLRVIQEKKVRKLGSLKEIDLDVKILSSVGQPPLKIIQSGSLRMDLFYRMGVVSIMLPPLKDRQGDMESLISHFISKFNRALSEKVETISPEVAALFAGYQWPGNVRELEHIIEAAMNMVDGTRVIHLAHLPPHIFSFAGRDAPKQLPVDPGHPPENGTSLMETQKSHEQQMLVNALIRSRGNAASAARSLGISPQSLHYKLKKYRLNRKAYVDQKSM; from the coding sequence ATGGAGCGGATCAATTTTGAAGATATTGATATTTACAGTGTGCTGTCTTCCATGCATGAAGGCGTGGTGATTGCGGATATCACCGGGAAAGTGATATTTTTCAATCAGACCCAGGGACAGATCGATGATATCTCGCCGGCTGATGCAACGGGAAAAAATCTGCTGGATATTTATCAGTTGACCCCGGAAACCAGCCCGATCATGCGCTGTCTGACCACGGGTGATCCCATTATCAACGAACCCATGGTCTACCGCACCCGGTTGGGCCGGGTAAGCAATATCCTGTCCAATGCATTTCCTTTGTACAAGAGTGGACAGCTTATCGGAGCGATTACATTTTCCAAGGAATATCAGTTGCTTGAAAAAGTGATTTTATCCAGAACCGTGTCAGACCGGCCGGTTGCTAAAATTTCTTCCAACGGCACCCGGTTTTCCTTTAAAGACATCATTGCCTCGGATCCTCAGATGCGGTCGGCCATCCGCATGGCAAAAATGTCGGCCGGATCTCCGTCCCCCATCATGATTTCCGGAGAAACCGGGACCGGCAAAGAGCTGTTTGCCCAATCCATTCATAATTACAGTCCCAGAAAAAAGAAACCATTTATCCCGGTCAACTGTACCGCCATCCCTGAAAACCTGCTGGAAGGGATATTGTTCGGTACCTCCAAAGGGTCTTTCACCGGTGCCATCGATAAACCCGGGTTGTTTGAACAGGCCAATGGCGGCACCATTTTTCTGGATGAGCTGGATGCCATGCCGTTGACGCTTCAGGTCAAACTGCTTCGGGTCATCCAGGAAAAAAAAGTCAGAAAACTGGGATCTCTCAAGGAGATCGATCTGGATGTGAAGATTCTGTCTTCCGTGGGGCAGCCGCCGTTAAAGATTATTCAAAGCGGTTCCCTTCGCATGGATCTTTTTTACCGCATGGGGGTGGTCTCCATCATGCTGCCGCCATTAAAAGACAGACAGGGCGATATGGAGTCCCTGATTTCGCATTTTATTTCCAAATTCAACCGGGCGTTGAGCGAAAAAGTGGAAACCATTTCCCCGGAAGTCGCCGCCCTGTTTGCCGGATATCAATGGCCGGGAAATGTCCGGGAACTCGAACATATTATTGAAGCCGCCATGAATATGGTGGACGGGACCCGGGTCATTCATCTGGCCCACCTGCCGCCCCATATTTTCAGTTTTGCAGGCAGGGATGCGCCAAAACAGTTGCCCGTGGATCCGGGACATCCGCCAGAAAACGGCACCAGCCTGATGGAAACCCAGAAATCCCATGAACAGCAGATGCTTGTGAATGCGCTGATCCGGTCCCGGGGAAATGCAGCCAGCGCGGCCCGGTCTCTTGGTATTTCTCCCCAGTCGCTTCATTACAAGTTGAAAAAATATCGCCTCAATCGAAAAGCGTATGTGGATCAGAAATCCATGTAA
- a CDS encoding ABC transporter ATP-binding protein gives MLLEVKNLNAGYGYLQILRDVSLQIDKGEYVGIVGPNGAGKSTTMKTIAGLISPMSGSVVFNGEDITGLSGSAVAKKGISFVSEEMNLFVNMTVQENLYMGAYTIKEKHLKNERLDFVFELFPRLAERRKQLAGTMSGGERKMLAIGRGMMSNPSLMLVDEPSFGLAPQLTTSVFASLDVLIKNGVTILLVEQNVTKTLAVTGRGYVLENGKVGLEGNSADLAENSYVKKVFLGV, from the coding sequence ATGCTGTTAGAAGTCAAAAACCTGAATGCCGGGTACGGATACTTGCAGATTTTGCGGGATGTCTCTTTGCAGATTGACAAAGGAGAATACGTCGGCATTGTCGGCCCCAACGGTGCCGGGAAAAGTACCACCATGAAAACCATTGCCGGACTGATTTCTCCCATGAGCGGCAGTGTGGTTTTCAATGGGGAAGATATCACCGGCCTGTCAGGTTCGGCTGTGGCAAAAAAAGGCATCTCCTTTGTATCCGAAGAGATGAACCTGTTTGTCAACATGACGGTGCAGGAAAACCTGTACATGGGGGCCTACACCATTAAAGAAAAACACCTGAAGAATGAACGTCTGGATTTCGTATTCGAGCTGTTTCCCCGCCTGGCGGAAAGAAGAAAACAGCTGGCCGGCACCATGTCCGGGGGAGAACGCAAAATGCTGGCCATCGGCCGGGGCATGATGTCCAACCCGTCTCTCATGCTGGTGGATGAACCCTCTTTCGGACTGGCCCCTCAGTTGACCACCAGTGTGTTTGCCTCTTTGGATGTGTTGATCAAAAACGGGGTGACCATTTTGCTGGTGGAACAGAATGTGACCAAAACCCTGGCCGTGACAGGCCGCGGCTATGTTTTGGAAAACGGTAAAGTCGGTCTGGAAGGCAACAGTGCGGACCTGGCGGAAAACAGCTATGTGAAAAAGGTGTTCCTGGGTGTTTAA
- a CDS encoding branched-chain amino acid ABC transporter permease, producing the protein MSKHNMSDTLTWLKSAPGLSIVISVVVAVAATIDAGPYLMVNMVVTGGMLALVATGLTLMLGVLNIPMFAHGEYFMIGSLTAYYIFTPISEFILEHPDSWLVTFGPFIAILGALIGGAIAGAISEKLVFGPLRRRSTDNWVMNSFLLTVGLSVLLVNLHQLIFGADFKGIVGYWQGMPISIAGAYISLDRALAFIISAVIVALFYLFMTYTRTGMAIRAVSQDITGAEIVGIDIEKIVLLTISLACALAAVAGGSLLFMYPSYPTVGLEPLYMAWFVVILSGLGNILGAVAGAFMVALLKVITMEYVGAGWDFVVPSALIMLILIFKPSGIFGSDVRGVLDK; encoded by the coding sequence ATGTCAAAACATAATATGTCAGATACACTGACCTGGTTGAAATCAGCCCCGGGTTTGTCCATTGTCATCAGTGTTGTGGTGGCCGTGGCTGCCACGATCGATGCCGGCCCCTATCTTATGGTAAACATGGTTGTTACCGGCGGAATGCTGGCCCTGGTGGCCACCGGCCTGACCCTGATGCTGGGGGTGCTGAACATTCCCATGTTCGCCCATGGGGAGTATTTTATGATCGGCTCCCTCACAGCGTACTATATATTCACCCCCATCAGTGAATTTATCCTGGAACACCCGGACTCCTGGCTGGTGACATTCGGTCCTTTCATTGCCATCCTGGGCGCTCTCATCGGCGGGGCGATTGCCGGTGCCATTTCTGAAAAACTGGTTTTCGGCCCTTTGCGCCGCCGCTCCACAGACAACTGGGTCATGAACTCTTTTCTGCTCACCGTGGGTTTGAGTGTGCTGCTCGTCAACCTGCATCAGCTCATATTCGGGGCGGATTTTAAAGGCATTGTGGGATACTGGCAGGGCATGCCCATTTCCATCGCAGGGGCGTATATTTCCCTGGACCGGGCCCTGGCGTTTATCATATCTGCCGTGATCGTGGCCCTGTTTTATCTGTTCATGACCTACACCCGCACAGGCATGGCCATCCGGGCCGTTTCCCAGGATATTACCGGGGCCGAGATCGTGGGCATTGATATTGAAAAAATTGTGTTGCTCACCATCTCTCTGGCCTGTGCTCTGGCCGCCGTGGCCGGCGGCAGCTTGTTGTTCATGTACCCCTCCTATCCAACAGTGGGGCTGGAACCCCTTTATATGGCATGGTTTGTCGTCATTCTTTCGGGCCTGGGCAATATTCTGGGGGCCGTGGCAGGTGCCTTTATGGTGGCCCTGCTCAAGGTCATTACCATGGAATATGTGGGGGCCGGCTGGGATTTTGTCGTACCATCGGCATTGATCATGCTCATTCTGATTTTTAAACCCAGCGGGATCTTCGGATCTGACGTCCGCGGTGTTCTTGATAAATAG
- a CDS encoding ABC transporter substrate-binding protein, with translation MGTKKILQVVACFMAMLFLAGGVASAADKVLPVGVLGPFTGPSAQNGKEFQASVEMAMEAIDYTVGDYTIEVVWVDSQSDPARAASAYAEAVEGKGIQAGVLNWHSSVAVSVMDVAAQYKVPHMFGFGASEVVNEKWQADPEKYSYWGGKGWPVPAKLEGNYIECINEVIANGTWTPKKKLAAIYGEDTDWGRSAGGAYKEALLASGWEIYSEEYFPITQTDFYPLLSKFKSAGVELLAGTSTAAPSLTAFVKQYAEVGNKGVLIASGLGWIGDWYKMTGPGSDYVLDSIPQLTTPEAKQWAKDVKAKYGFNPSPSSGGLSYDGIRMFIKILNRAYEVYGKLDKETIHNIMVDEVNTGKLTYSKADGAIIMNEYKYTPETMPDMVVGPEAYFFPILQYKAGKGHIIFPEDWKQKDFEMK, from the coding sequence ATGGGTACGAAAAAAATTCTACAGGTTGTCGCGTGTTTCATGGCCATGTTGTTTTTAGCAGGGGGGGTGGCATCTGCTGCTGACAAAGTATTGCCCGTAGGGGTGCTGGGGCCGTTTACCGGGCCGTCCGCCCAGAATGGAAAAGAGTTCCAGGCTTCTGTGGAAATGGCTATGGAAGCCATTGATTACACGGTGGGCGATTACACGATTGAAGTGGTGTGGGTGGATTCACAGTCTGACCCGGCAAGAGCGGCCAGTGCCTATGCAGAAGCCGTAGAAGGCAAAGGGATTCAGGCCGGCGTGCTCAACTGGCATTCGTCTGTGGCGGTTTCGGTGATGGATGTGGCGGCCCAGTACAAAGTGCCCCATATGTTCGGTTTCGGCGCATCGGAAGTGGTGAACGAAAAATGGCAGGCTGATCCGGAAAAATACTCCTATTGGGGCGGCAAAGGCTGGCCCGTACCTGCCAAACTGGAAGGCAACTACATTGAATGCATCAATGAAGTCATTGCAAACGGCACCTGGACGCCCAAAAAGAAACTGGCGGCCATCTACGGCGAAGACACCGACTGGGGCCGCAGTGCGGGCGGGGCTTACAAGGAAGCATTGCTGGCCAGTGGCTGGGAAATTTATTCGGAAGAATATTTTCCCATCACCCAGACCGATTTTTATCCCCTGCTGTCAAAATTCAAAAGTGCCGGTGTCGAGCTGCTGGCCGGCACATCCACGGCAGCACCGTCTTTGACTGCATTTGTCAAGCAGTATGCAGAAGTCGGCAACAAAGGGGTTCTCATTGCATCCGGCCTGGGATGGATCGGCGACTGGTACAAAATGACCGGTCCGGGGTCCGACTATGTGCTGGACTCCATTCCCCAGCTGACCACACCCGAAGCCAAGCAATGGGCCAAGGATGTCAAGGCCAAATACGGGTTCAATCCCAGCCCGTCCTCAGGCGGTCTGTCCTATGACGGTATCCGCATGTTCATCAAGATTCTCAACCGGGCCTATGAAGTGTATGGAAAACTGGACAAGGAAACCATTCATAACATCATGGTGGACGAAGTCAATACGGGCAAACTCACCTACAGCAAGGCAGACGGCGCCATCATCATGAATGAATACAAATATACGCCGGAAACCATGCCGGACATGGTCGTGGGTCCGGAGGCTTATTTTTTCCCCATCCTTCAGTACAAGGCGGGAAAAGGACACATCATTTTTCCGGAAGACTGGAAACAGAAGGACTTTGAAATGAAATAA
- a CDS encoding ABC transporter ATP-binding protein has protein sequence MIVLETQNLTKKFGGLTAVNAVSMTINQGDIVGLIGPNGAGKTTFINAISGLNPPTSGMVKMFGKETTGLTPEKMCRLGLSRTFQIPSPFPKMTAIESVMTATIFGNPAGKITDPVAHSREMLEFVEFPMKETVVAEQLNTVQLKRLDLARALASNPRLLFMDELASGLSEGELKDIMRIIDKISKKGISILMIEHIMQLIMAVCNRLLCIQFGTKIAEGPTQEVANDPKVTKAYLGE, from the coding sequence GTGATTGTATTGGAAACCCAGAACCTGACCAAAAAATTCGGCGGACTGACCGCCGTGAATGCCGTCTCCATGACAATCAACCAGGGAGATATCGTCGGGTTGATCGGACCCAACGGTGCCGGGAAAACCACCTTCATCAATGCGATCTCCGGCCTGAATCCGCCCACATCAGGAATGGTAAAAATGTTCGGCAAGGAGACCACGGGTCTGACACCTGAAAAAATGTGCCGTCTGGGGTTGTCCCGCACGTTCCAGATTCCCAGCCCGTTTCCCAAAATGACGGCCATTGAGAGTGTGATGACCGCCACCATTTTCGGCAATCCTGCAGGAAAGATCACAGATCCCGTGGCCCATTCCAGGGAAATGCTCGAATTCGTGGAGTTTCCCATGAAAGAAACCGTGGTGGCGGAACAGTTGAATACGGTACAGCTCAAACGCCTGGATCTGGCCAGGGCACTTGCGTCCAATCCCCGGCTGCTGTTCATGGATGAACTGGCATCCGGGCTGAGCGAAGGGGAACTCAAGGATATCATGAGAATTATCGATAAAATCAGCAAAAAAGGGATCTCCATTCTCATGATCGAACATATCATGCAGCTGATTATGGCGGTCTGCAACCGGCTTCTGTGCATTCAGTTCGGCACCAAGATTGCCGAAGGCCCTACCCAGGAAGTGGCCAATGACCCAAAAGTGACGAAAGCCTATCTGGGCGAATAA
- a CDS encoding NAD(P)/FAD-dependent oxidoreductase, translated as MSEITLPKQFGTITSDAVVIGGGIVGAATAFWLSKAGLSTILVEKRDALSSLTTAASAECFRTQFTEKPMADLALTSVDMFENFKDVVGLPHIDIHVTQRGYLFVTDDEAQLPDLKKAVDRFHANGVTGAEYIGKDDLHQRFPFLAPKALGATFNERDGWLSTHEATYGFAKGAGNAQFFLKTEVTGIQTDSHGVCAVDTDKGTISTRVVVNCAGPYAGIIGNMAGLDLPVRTVRRQKAYIKTSHPDLPASAPFTVDLVNHGYWRPEAGGLLCAWVDPDEPESPPSDELPTDWDFAAESIHRVSRLNPFLEKVSDNLRAEDVNVSAGQYVYTPDDKPLIGPAGTVEGFYLNCGYWAGVMLSPGAGKRIADLVTGKLANKDNPLRYTRFEEGNFEKGDSFLK; from the coding sequence ATGAGTGAGATCACCCTACCAAAACAATTTGGCACCATCACATCGGATGCCGTGGTCATCGGCGGCGGGATTGTGGGAGCCGCAACTGCCTTCTGGCTGTCCAAAGCCGGCCTGAGCACCATTCTGGTGGAAAAACGCGATGCCCTGTCCAGCCTGACCACGGCGGCCAGTGCCGAGTGCTTCAGAACCCAGTTCACGGAAAAACCCATGGCCGACCTGGCCCTGACCAGTGTGGACATGTTTGAAAATTTTAAAGACGTGGTGGGCCTGCCCCACATCGATATTCATGTGACCCAGCGGGGATACCTGTTTGTCACGGATGACGAGGCCCAGCTGCCGGACCTGAAAAAAGCCGTAGACCGGTTCCATGCCAACGGCGTGACCGGTGCGGAATACATCGGCAAAGACGACCTGCACCAGCGGTTTCCGTTTCTGGCGCCCAAAGCGTTAGGGGCGACCTTTAATGAACGGGACGGATGGCTGTCCACCCATGAGGCCACCTATGGATTTGCCAAAGGGGCCGGGAATGCGCAGTTTTTCTTGAAAACCGAAGTGACCGGCATCCAGACCGACAGTCACGGGGTGTGTGCCGTGGACACGGATAAAGGCACTATCTCCACCCGAGTGGTGGTGAACTGCGCCGGCCCCTATGCCGGGATCATCGGCAACATGGCGGGCCTGGATCTCCCGGTTCGCACGGTCCGGCGCCAGAAAGCCTACATCAAGACCAGCCATCCGGATTTGCCGGCATCGGCCCCCTTTACCGTGGACCTGGTGAACCACGGGTACTGGCGCCCGGAGGCCGGCGGGCTTTTGTGCGCCTGGGTGGACCCGGATGAACCCGAATCCCCGCCTTCGGATGAACTGCCCACGGACTGGGATTTTGCCGCGGAATCGATCCATCGCGTTTCCCGGCTCAACCCGTTTTTGGAAAAGGTGTCCGACAACCTGAGAGCTGAAGACGTCAACGTGTCTGCGGGCCAGTATGTGTACACCCCGGATGACAAACCATTGATCGGTCCTGCCGGCACCGTGGAGGGATTTTATCTCAACTGCGGATACTGGGCCGGGGTCATGCTGTCTCCCGGAGCCGGCAAACGGATCGCCGACCTGGTCACGGGAAAACTGGCGAACAAAGACAACCCGTTGCGGTACACCCGGTTTGAGGAAGGAAATTTTGAAAAAGGGGATTCTTTTTTGAAATAA
- a CDS encoding trimethylamine methyltransferase family protein encodes MAFFEYFTSEETEQIHDATMTVLEKTGMNFKYEPALDLFKKAGCKVDGVRVFFTRQFIEKQIKKAPSQVTLYARNPENNVVIGGDNIAFMPCYGSPFVNCLDHGRRPGTLADFKNFAKLACAIPYFDITGGMMVEPNDIPVEIRNAERIYAAMTLSDKPFMGAGTNGPDAVQTLDMASMVFGSREEMAEKPPFVSILTSLTPLGFDDKMCAGIMAYAEAAMPQLISSLSIAGATTPVTMEGTLVVQNAEVLAGICLAQLVREGAPVIFAGSSSATAMHYGTLSIGAPEMAVNTAATAQMGRFYNLPSRGGGALTDAKTVDAQAGFESMMSLQMACLSGINFVLHAAGILEGYMTASYEKFMIDAEMMGMCRRIKKGEEITAEKLALDVIDQVGPGGEYLTHRHTFKYFRSELYGPLMEERRNFDAWTAKGSLSMDQQANARYKEMLANFKTPDMDPGIKKDLDRYMEKIRSN; translated from the coding sequence ATGGCTTTTTTTGAATATTTCACGTCAGAGGAAACCGAACAGATCCACGACGCCACCATGACCGTGCTGGAGAAAACCGGCATGAACTTCAAGTATGAACCGGCTCTGGACCTGTTTAAAAAAGCCGGCTGCAAAGTGGATGGGGTCCGGGTTTTTTTCACCCGGCAGTTTATAGAAAAACAGATCAAAAAAGCCCCGTCCCAGGTTACGCTGTATGCCAGAAACCCGGAAAACAATGTGGTGATCGGCGGGGACAATATCGCATTCATGCCCTGCTATGGATCTCCGTTTGTCAACTGCCTGGATCATGGCCGGCGGCCCGGCACCCTGGCGGATTTCAAGAACTTTGCCAAACTGGCCTGTGCCATTCCCTATTTTGATATCACGGGCGGCATGATGGTGGAGCCCAACGATATCCCCGTGGAAATCCGGAATGCCGAACGGATATACGCAGCCATGACGCTTTCGGACAAACCGTTCATGGGGGCCGGCACCAACGGGCCGGACGCGGTGCAGACCCTGGACATGGCATCCATGGTGTTCGGTTCCAGAGAAGAGATGGCAGAAAAACCGCCCTTTGTCTCCATTCTCACCAGCCTGACACCCCTGGGGTTTGATGACAAAATGTGTGCCGGCATCATGGCCTATGCCGAGGCGGCCATGCCCCAGCTGATCTCCTCTCTGTCCATTGCCGGGGCCACCACGCCCGTGACCATGGAAGGGACCCTGGTGGTCCAGAACGCGGAAGTGCTGGCGGGGATCTGCCTGGCCCAGCTGGTGAGAGAAGGGGCGCCCGTGATCTTTGCCGGCTCTTCCTCCGCCACGGCCATGCATTACGGCACCTTGAGCATCGGGGCCCCGGAGATGGCCGTGAACACGGCGGCCACGGCCCAGATGGGCCGGTTTTACAACCTGCCGTCCCGGGGCGGCGGCGCGTTGACCGATGCCAAAACCGTGGATGCCCAGGCCGGTTTCGAGTCCATGATGAGCCTGCAGATGGCGTGTCTTTCGGGCATCAACTTTGTGCTGCACGCCGCCGGCATCCTGGAAGGGTATATGACGGCTTCCTATGAAAAATTCATGATCGATGCGGAAATGATGGGCATGTGCCGCCGCATCAAAAAAGGGGAGGAGATCACCGCCGAAAAACTGGCTCTGGATGTCATCGACCAGGTGGGCCCCGGCGGAGAATATCTGACCCACCGCCACACATTCAAGTATTTCAGATCCGAGCTGTACGGGCCGTTGATGGAAGAACGCCGCAACTTCGATGCCTGGACCGCCAAAGGCAGTCTGTCCATGGACCAGCAGGCCAATGCCAGGTACAAGGAGATGCTGGCCAATTTTAAGACCCCGGACATGGATCCCGGCATCAAAAAAGACCTGGACAGATACATGGAAAAGATCCGCAGCAATTAA